The Flavobacterium sp. genome window below encodes:
- a CDS encoding LD-carboxypeptidase, which yields MITPPYLQKGDTVALLATARKNIDDNLKPTIDLLKSWGLEAVIGSTIGLDYHQLAGTDEQRAADFQKQLDNPNIKAIWCVRGGYGTVRMLDLLDFTKFKQHPKWIIGFSDVTVLHNHLNTMGYKSIHGAMPVTIPRATAAAISSMKSSLFGEPLSYSIEPSSMNRFGKATGELVGGNLSILYSLLGSPSAIDCKDKILFIEDLDEYLYHIDRMMMNLRRNGCIENLKGIIIGGMTKMKDNEVPWGKNALEIIDDVTKKYNIPVIFNFPAGHIQDNRALVMGSTISIDVNAAGSTVTFQK from the coding sequence ATGATAACACCACCTTATTTACAAAAAGGAGATACTGTAGCTCTTTTGGCAACGGCCAGAAAAAATATCGACGACAACTTAAAACCTACAATAGATTTGCTTAAAAGCTGGGGTTTAGAAGCTGTTATTGGCAGTACAATTGGACTTGATTATCATCAATTGGCCGGAACTGACGAACAGCGTGCTGCCGATTTTCAAAAACAATTAGATAACCCAAATATAAAAGCGATTTGGTGCGTTCGCGGCGGTTACGGAACTGTGAGAATGCTGGATCTGTTGGATTTTACAAAATTCAAACAACACCCAAAATGGATTATCGGTTTTAGCGACGTAACGGTTTTACACAATCATTTAAATACAATGGGTTATAAATCGATTCATGGGGCTATGCCGGTTACAATTCCACGTGCAACTGCGGCAGCGATTAGTTCTATGAAATCAAGTTTGTTTGGCGAACCTCTTTCCTATTCTATTGAACCAAGCAGCATGAATCGTTTTGGTAAAGCAACTGGTGAATTAGTTGGAGGAAATCTTTCTATTTTATATAGTTTATTAGGTTCTCCATCGGCAATTGACTGCAAGGATAAGATTTTATTTATCGAAGATTTAGATGAATATCTTTATCATATTGATCGTATGATGATGAATTTACGACGCAATGGCTGCATCGAAAATTTAAAAGGAATCATTATTGGCGGAATGACGAAAATGAAAGACAACGAAGTTCCGTGGGGGAAAAATGCTCTTGAAATTATTGACGATGTTACCAAAAAATACAATATTCCGGTAATCTTTAATTTCCCAGCCGGGCATATTCAGGATAATCGCGCTTTAGTTATGGGAAGTACTATTTCTATTGATGTAAATGCAGCTGGAAGTACGGTTACTTTTCAGAAATAA